In Streptomyces sp. NBC_01426, one genomic interval encodes:
- a CDS encoding SPFH domain-containing protein, translated as MQPIIIVLIILVVLVFIALVKTIQVIPQASAAIVERFGRYTRTLNAGLNIVVPFIDSIRNRIDLREQVVPFPPQPVITQDNLVVNIDTVIYYQVTDARFATYEVASYIQAIEQLTVTTLRNIIGGMDLERTLTSREEINAALRGVLDEATGKWGIRVNRVELKAIEPPTSIQDSMEKQMRADRDKRAAILQAEGVRQSEILRAEGEKQSSILRAEGDAKAAALRAEGEAQAIRTVFESIHAGDADQKLLAYQYLQMLPKIAEGDANKLWIVPSEIGDALKGLSGAMGNFGPMGGGSGFNPQNSGKESGSPSDTVPPSRREQPPID; from the coding sequence ATGCAACCGATCATCATCGTCCTGATCATTCTCGTGGTTCTGGTCTTCATCGCACTGGTCAAGACGATCCAGGTGATCCCGCAGGCCAGCGCCGCCATCGTCGAGCGATTCGGCCGCTACACCCGCACCCTCAACGCGGGTCTGAACATCGTCGTCCCGTTCATCGACTCGATCCGCAACCGGATCGACCTGCGTGAACAGGTCGTCCCCTTCCCGCCGCAGCCGGTCATCACCCAGGACAACCTGGTCGTCAACATCGACACCGTCATCTACTACCAGGTGACCGACGCCCGCTTCGCGACGTACGAAGTGGCCAGCTACATCCAGGCCATCGAACAACTCACCGTCACCACGCTGCGCAACATCATCGGCGGCATGGACCTCGAACGCACCCTCACCTCCCGCGAGGAGATCAACGCCGCCCTGCGCGGAGTCCTCGACGAGGCCACGGGCAAGTGGGGCATCCGCGTCAACCGCGTCGAGCTGAAGGCCATCGAGCCGCCGACCTCCATCCAGGACTCGATGGAGAAGCAGATGCGCGCCGACCGCGACAAGCGCGCCGCGATCCTCCAGGCCGAAGGTGTCCGGCAGTCCGAGATCCTGCGCGCCGAGGGCGAGAAGCAGTCCTCGATCCTGCGCGCCGAAGGTGACGCCAAGGCCGCCGCGCTGCGCGCCGAAGGCGAGGCCCAGGCCATCCGCACCGTCTTCGAGTCCATCCACGCAGGCGACGCCGACCAGAAGCTCCTCGCCTACCAGTACCTCCAGATGCTCCCGAAGATCGCCGAAGGCGACGCCAACAAGCTCTGGATCGTGCCGAGCGAGATCGGCGACGCCCTCAAGGGCCTCTCCGGCGCCATGGGCAACTTCGGCCCCATGGGCGGAGGTTCCGGCTTCAACCCGCAGAACTCCGGCAAGGAGAGCGGCAGCCCGAGCGACACCGTCCCGCCCTCCCGCCGCGAACAACCCCCCATCGACTGA